A single genomic interval of Mucilaginibacter robiniae harbors:
- a CDS encoding glycoside hydrolase family 3 C-terminal domain-containing protein: protein MKIVTYLFKAAIVSVPLLLQAPAFAQTDAELYGKADALLKKMTLQEKVNMIHGNTTFTSAGVPRLGIPDFVMSDGPHGVRLENRPEVTNDASTYLPTGVCLAATWNPSLGYAFGSVLGSEANYRGKDVILGPGINIIRSPLNGRNFEYESEDPYLISRMVVGYIKGVQDQGVSACVKHFALNNQEYLRTKINVEVSERALREIYLPGFKAAITEAGVNTLMGSYNKVRGEWATHNNYLINQILKKEWGFKGLVMSDWAAVHSTVQALWNGTDLEMGTDLEQGDHRDYSKFFLGDTVITLVKKGIVPENLIDDKVRRILYVMLKTHVLDKQNRKKGEFNTKEHQQATAKIAEEGIVLLKNQNHILPLSSSVKSIAVIGYNADRPQALGGGSSQIKALYEITPLQGLKNVVGGKVKITYAQGYKIERGATADAGMIKQAADAAAKADVAVVVGGWTHGYDYNKWGDNAYDAEDTDKPNMNMPFGQDELIKAVLKANPKTVVVLMGGGAIDMTQWVNQTPGIIQAWYPGMEGGNALARIIFGQVNPSGKLPMTFPKILADAPAHKLGQFPGDGTNVYYLDDIYVGYRYFDTWKVEPQFAFGYGLSYTTFRYNNLKVKANGDAATVTFNVTNSGKVAGAEITQLYLKQEKSTLPRPEKELKGFEKIFLKPGETKQVSLTLNPDAFKYFNDTKNQWVMEKGNFDVLVGSSSRDIRLNGVVAM from the coding sequence ATGAAAATTGTTACTTATCTGTTTAAAGCAGCTATAGTATCGGTGCCATTACTGTTGCAAGCTCCGGCTTTTGCACAAACTGATGCTGAGCTGTACGGTAAAGCTGATGCTTTGCTCAAGAAAATGACTTTACAGGAGAAGGTGAACATGATACATGGTAACACAACCTTCACTTCGGCAGGTGTACCGCGGCTGGGTATTCCTGATTTTGTAATGTCTGACGGGCCTCACGGTGTCAGGCTGGAAAACCGACCGGAGGTAACCAATGATGCCAGTACTTACCTGCCTACAGGCGTATGTTTAGCGGCTACCTGGAATCCCAGCTTGGGCTATGCCTTTGGTTCTGTATTAGGCAGCGAGGCTAATTATCGGGGTAAAGATGTAATTTTAGGTCCCGGCATCAATATCATTCGCTCACCGCTAAATGGCAGAAACTTTGAGTACGAGAGTGAAGATCCTTATTTAATATCGCGCATGGTAGTAGGTTACATTAAAGGCGTACAAGATCAGGGTGTATCTGCCTGTGTAAAGCATTTTGCCTTGAATAACCAAGAATATCTGCGTACCAAAATTAATGTTGAAGTAAGCGAGCGTGCACTACGTGAAATTTATTTACCCGGCTTTAAAGCTGCAATAACCGAAGCTGGGGTGAATACGCTAATGGGCTCATACAACAAAGTACGCGGCGAATGGGCTACGCACAACAACTACCTAATTAACCAGATTCTGAAAAAAGAATGGGGCTTTAAAGGTTTAGTGATGAGCGATTGGGCTGCGGTACATAGCACGGTACAAGCCCTCTGGAACGGTACCGACCTGGAAATGGGCACCGATTTGGAGCAAGGTGATCATCGCGACTATAGCAAATTCTTTTTAGGTGATACAGTAATAACCCTGGTTAAAAAAGGCATAGTACCTGAAAACCTGATTGATGATAAAGTACGTCGTATTTTGTATGTAATGCTGAAAACTCATGTGCTGGATAAGCAAAACCGTAAAAAAGGGGAGTTTAACACAAAAGAACATCAGCAAGCTACAGCCAAGATTGCCGAAGAAGGTATAGTGCTGTTAAAGAACCAAAACCATATTTTGCCTTTATCATCATCAGTAAAATCAATTGCTGTAATTGGTTACAATGCTGACCGGCCTCAAGCTTTGGGTGGTGGCAGTTCGCAAATTAAGGCACTATACGAAATAACACCATTACAAGGCTTAAAAAATGTAGTTGGCGGTAAGGTTAAGATAACTTATGCACAAGGCTATAAAATAGAGCGTGGCGCAACTGCCGATGCTGGCATGATTAAGCAGGCTGCTGACGCTGCTGCAAAGGCCGACGTAGCCGTAGTAGTAGGCGGCTGGACACACGGTTACGACTACAACAAATGGGGCGATAATGCTTACGATGCAGAAGATACCGATAAACCGAACATGAACATGCCTTTTGGGCAGGATGAATTAATTAAAGCAGTATTAAAAGCTAACCCTAAAACTGTTGTCGTACTAATGGGAGGCGGAGCTATCGACATGACTCAATGGGTAAACCAAACACCGGGCATTATACAAGCTTGGTACCCTGGTATGGAAGGTGGTAATGCACTGGCTAGAATTATATTCGGTCAGGTTAATCCATCTGGTAAATTGCCCATGACCTTCCCGAAAATATTGGCCGATGCTCCTGCACATAAGTTAGGTCAGTTTCCGGGAGACGGTACTAACGTGTATTACCTGGATGATATTTATGTTGGTTACCGTTATTTTGATACTTGGAAAGTAGAGCCGCAGTTTGCCTTTGGTTATGGCTTATCATATACCACCTTTAGATACAACAACCTAAAGGTAAAAGCTAATGGCGATGCTGCTACGGTAACGTTTAATGTAACTAATAGCGGTAAAGTAGCCGGTGCCGAAATTACGCAGCTGTATCTAAAGCAAGAAAAGTCAACCTTGCCACGCCCTGAAAAGGAGTTGAAAGGTTTTGAAAAAATATTTTTAAAACCTGGTGAAACCAAGCAGGTTTCATTAACGCTTAATCCGGATGCTTTTAAATATTTTAATGATACTAAAAATCAATGGGTAATGGAAAAAGGCAACTTTGATGTGCTGGTAGGCAGTTCATCACGCGACATTCGTTTGAATGGCGTAGTTGCTATGTAA
- a CDS encoding glycoside hydrolase family 30 protein, protein MKKTPLLFKISALCVAFAYTAQAQQPVTSKFSTAGKKVTVYTTAENTNYRLAKTETVNFTTNEQPKESEACIFVDPAKTFQTVLGIGGALTDASAETFYKLPKAKQQEILTNYYDPKNGIGYTLGRTHIQSCDFSSDSYSYVINNDVDLKSFDIGHDKKYRIPFIKQIIAAAGGKLTMFATPWSPPAWMKTNNDVLHGGSLKAEYDQPWANFYVKFIKAYEKEGIPIWGLSVQNEPMANQTWESCIYTAAEERDFVKNFLGPTLHKSGMADKKLIIWDHNRDLLYQRASTVLEDPEAAKYVWGTGFHWYVHDVFDNVKRVKEAFPDKNLIFTEGCSERFNMSTIHEWKWGELYGKSMINDFNNGVVGWTDWNILLDEKGGPNHVGNFCFAPVHADTKTGEIIYMNAFYYIGHFSKFVRPMAKRVISSSNRDALQTTAFINQDGKLAVVVMNGTDQNLPYQLIIKGKSAATVSLPHSIATLVVD, encoded by the coding sequence ATGAAAAAAACACCTTTATTATTTAAAATTTCTGCTTTATGTGTCGCCTTCGCTTATACAGCGCAGGCACAACAGCCAGTTACGTCTAAGTTTTCAACAGCTGGCAAAAAGGTTACGGTATATACCACTGCTGAAAATACGAACTATCGTTTAGCTAAAACTGAAACCGTTAATTTCACAACTAATGAGCAACCGAAAGAGTCAGAAGCTTGCATATTTGTTGATCCGGCTAAAACGTTCCAGACTGTTCTGGGCATAGGCGGCGCTTTAACTGATGCTTCTGCCGAAACATTTTACAAGTTGCCTAAGGCAAAGCAGCAAGAAATACTAACTAACTATTATGATCCGAAAAATGGTATTGGTTATACTTTAGGTCGTACACATATTCAAAGCTGCGATTTTTCAAGCGATAGCTACAGCTATGTAATTAACAACGATGTAGATTTAAAAAGCTTTGATATCGGTCATGATAAAAAGTACCGCATTCCTTTTATCAAACAAATTATTGCTGCTGCAGGTGGTAAGCTAACTATGTTTGCTACGCCTTGGAGTCCTCCTGCATGGATGAAAACCAATAATGATGTATTACATGGTGGCAGCTTGAAAGCAGAATACGATCAGCCTTGGGCTAATTTTTATGTAAAGTTTATCAAAGCTTACGAAAAAGAAGGCATACCCATTTGGGGATTATCAGTACAGAATGAGCCTATGGCTAACCAAACATGGGAATCATGCATATATACTGCTGCTGAGGAACGTGATTTTGTGAAAAACTTTTTAGGTCCGACCTTGCATAAATCAGGTATGGCAGATAAGAAATTGATTATTTGGGATCATAACCGTGATTTGTTATACCAGCGGGCTAGTACTGTGTTAGAAGATCCGGAAGCAGCTAAATATGTTTGGGGGACTGGTTTCCATTGGTATGTACACGATGTGTTTGATAATGTGAAGCGTGTAAAAGAAGCTTTCCCGGATAAAAATTTAATATTTACAGAAGGTTGCAGCGAACGTTTTAATATGAGCACTATTCATGAGTGGAAATGGGGCGAACTGTATGGTAAATCCATGATTAATGATTTTAACAATGGTGTTGTAGGTTGGACCGATTGGAATATATTACTGGATGAAAAAGGCGGACCAAACCACGTAGGTAACTTCTGCTTTGCACCCGTACATGCTGATACTAAAACCGGCGAAATCATTTACATGAATGCATTTTACTACATCGGCCATTTCTCAAAGTTTGTACGCCCTATGGCTAAACGGGTAATTAGTTCATCTAACCGTGATGCTTTACAAACAACCGCTTTCATTAACCAAGATGGTAAGCTGGCTGTGGTAGTGATGAATGGTACCGATCAAAATTTGCCTTATCAATTAATTATCAAAGGAAAGTCAGCAGCAACCGTAAGTTTACCACACTCTATTGCCACCTTGGTGGTTGACTAG
- a CDS encoding glycoside hydrolase family 30 protein codes for MKIKNLKYLGFIGCLTVLLGAGISCKKGSSTDTTPTTGAGNGTSTVTPVKTDVNMWLTQSDQTILFQKQNISLLFGTTTNSNPTIEVDTTQTYQPIDGFGFTLTGGSASLINSLSSTQQNTLLKELFAADTTNIGISYLRISIGASDLSASVYTYDEITSNATSDLNLQYFSIDKERTDLIPVLKKIIAINPSIKILACPWTAPTWMKTNGLFKGGSLKTEYYDVYAKYFVKYIQAMKAEGITIDAITPQNEPLNEYNNPAMLMQATEQANFIKNNLGPQFKAAGLTTKIIAYDHNTDHTEYPLAIFADAGANAYVDGSAFHLYAGSIDALTSVHNSYPAKNIYFTEQYTASTSNFSGDLQWHVQNLIIGATRNWSRNVLEWNLASDPSYGPHTDGGCSTCKGALTINNGYVRNVSYYIIAHASKFVRPGSVRIGSAIVGNLQNVAFKTPEGKKVLIVLNSGSTSQSFNIKFNNKAVATSLNGGAVATYTW; via the coding sequence ATGAAAATAAAGAATTTAAAATATTTAGGTTTTATTGGCTGCTTAACAGTATTATTAGGTGCTGGCATAAGTTGTAAAAAAGGTTCAAGTACTGATACTACACCTACTACCGGTGCAGGTAATGGCACATCAACCGTTACACCAGTTAAAACAGATGTTAACATGTGGCTTACCCAGTCAGATCAAACTATATTGTTTCAAAAACAGAATATAAGCTTACTGTTTGGCACTACTACTAACTCTAACCCAACAATTGAAGTAGATACCACACAGACATATCAACCTATTGATGGATTTGGCTTTACTTTAACTGGAGGTAGTGCATCTCTGATTAATAGTTTAAGCAGTACACAACAGAATACTTTATTGAAAGAGTTATTTGCTGCAGATACTACCAATATTGGTATAAGTTATTTGCGCATCAGTATTGGAGCATCAGATTTAAGTGCAAGTGTTTACACTTATGATGAAATAACCAGCAATGCCACCAGCGATTTAAATTTGCAATACTTTAGTATTGATAAAGAGCGTACAGACTTAATTCCGGTATTAAAAAAGATTATAGCAATTAATCCCTCCATTAAAATACTAGCTTGCCCCTGGACTGCGCCTACCTGGATGAAAACTAACGGCTTATTTAAGGGTGGTAGTTTGAAAACAGAGTATTACGATGTGTATGCTAAATACTTTGTTAAATATATACAAGCCATGAAGGCAGAAGGGATTACCATTGATGCCATTACTCCTCAAAATGAACCTTTAAACGAGTATAATAATCCGGCTATGTTAATGCAGGCTACAGAGCAGGCTAACTTTATCAAAAATAATTTAGGTCCGCAGTTTAAAGCTGCAGGTTTAACTACTAAAATCATTGCCTACGACCATAATACCGACCATACGGAATATCCTTTAGCCATATTTGCTGATGCTGGTGCCAATGCTTATGTAGATGGCTCTGCATTTCACTTATACGCGGGCTCTATTGATGCTTTAACAAGTGTGCATAATAGCTACCCTGCTAAAAATATCTATTTTACAGAACAGTACACGGCTTCAACATCTAATTTTAGTGGTGATTTGCAGTGGCATGTACAAAACTTAATAATAGGTGCTACGCGTAACTGGAGCCGTAACGTGTTAGAATGGAACTTGGCCTCCGATCCATCTTACGGTCCGCATACAGACGGTGGCTGTTCAACTTGTAAAGGCGCATTAACCATTAATAATGGTTATGTACGTAATGTTTCTTACTACATTATAGCACATGCTTCAAAATTTGTGCGCCCAGGTTCAGTACGTATAGGCTCAGCTATAGTAGGTAATCTGCAAAACGTAGCATTCAAAACTCCTGAAGGTAAAAAAGTGCTTATTGTATTAAATAGCGGTAGCACATCACAGAGCTTTAATATAAAATTTAATAACAAAGCAGTAGCTACTAGCCTGAATGGTGGAGCTGTGGCTACTTACACCTGGTAA
- a CDS encoding glycoside hydrolase family 16 protein — MKLKYTCILYFLAAVSIVSCSGKKETAQPYVNTVTAPVDKGWTFETTPTWKDEFDYTGLPDTTKWGYDIGGSGWGNNELEYYTNSINNARVANDKLTITLRKENVGGRNYTSARLASRNKFDFLYGRVEVKAKLPSGKGTWPAIWMLPTDYAYGAWPASGEFDIMEMVGYDPNVIHVSAHTGKYNFKQNNQKTNITRLDDAINTYHLYRVDWTPYSVKGYVDNVPVLEYVNDGTGSYEWPFDKRFHMLLNIAYGGDWGGAQGIDDNTLPATMDVDYIRYYKMIDK; from the coding sequence ATGAAACTAAAATATACCTGTATTCTTTATTTTTTGGCAGCGGTAAGCATAGTATCTTGTTCAGGCAAAAAAGAAACTGCTCAACCTTATGTTAACACCGTTACAGCACCTGTTGATAAAGGTTGGACTTTTGAAACCACCCCCACCTGGAAGGATGAATTTGATTATACCGGTTTGCCCGATACTACCAAATGGGGCTATGATATTGGCGGAAGTGGTTGGGGAAACAATGAATTAGAATATTATACCAATTCAATTAATAATGCGCGGGTAGCTAATGATAAACTAACTATTACCTTGCGAAAAGAAAATGTAGGTGGCCGAAATTATACGTCGGCTCGATTGGCATCTCGCAACAAGTTTGATTTTTTGTATGGTAGGGTTGAAGTTAAGGCTAAATTACCATCAGGTAAAGGTACTTGGCCTGCTATATGGATGCTACCAACCGACTATGCTTATGGCGCTTGGCCTGCATCTGGAGAGTTTGACATTATGGAAATGGTTGGATACGATCCTAACGTTATACATGTAAGTGCTCATACAGGTAAATATAACTTCAAACAAAATAATCAAAAAACTAACATAACCCGATTGGACGACGCTATAAACACCTACCATTTGTACAGAGTAGATTGGACACCTTATTCCGTAAAGGGCTATGTAGATAATGTACCGGTTCTTGAATATGTAAATGATGGTACCGGCTCATACGAATGGCCTTTTGATAAGCGTTTTCACATGCTACTTAACATTGCTTATGGAGGTGATTGGGGAGGAGCGCAAGGAATTGATGATAATACACTTCCAGCTACAATGGATGTTGATTACATCAGATATTATAAGATGATAGATAAATAA
- a CDS encoding RagB/SusD family nutrient uptake outer membrane protein, which yields MKAKYIKFSVIVAAGVSVLFSCKKSFLELSPAGSTLETNYYSTPTEALAGVVAAYDPLNTETGGSDNTYADPLGALNSASDDCFAGGGSSSDMTTWQAVNNYSLLTPATGPQGEFWNINFTGVNRTNLILSKLASVPGLSASDLKRYTAEAKFLRAHYYFDLVRLFGNVPLMTAPLATADLYNQKQVASTAVYAQVETDLTAAIPDLPTTVPTSENGRASQGAAKALLGKVYLYEKKWAQAAAQFADVNGTPGGTSTYGYHLLTNYGDVFSPSNKFNAESIFEIQHTGSQSYNWNNWNTFKSNVYTQMVGARSYSGPIYFAGWGFNPITTQLVTAMKGDPRYGYTIVNLDSLTKATNTKYDPSYQNTGYFLVKYAPLLKYKTASGTTELNWPNDYIEMRLADTYLMEAEALVQAGTNTGRAQSLLDAVRARVKLASVPATLTNIYNERRLELATEGHRWFDLVRTGQAPTVLAFKNFKSGVNEILPIPLRELNNTVLVQNKGY from the coding sequence ATGAAAGCAAAATACATTAAGTTTAGTGTTATTGTGGCTGCCGGGGTGAGTGTATTGTTCTCCTGTAAAAAGTCTTTCTTGGAACTTTCACCTGCCGGATCAACCCTTGAAACCAACTATTACTCAACACCAACTGAAGCTTTAGCAGGTGTTGTAGCTGCTTATGATCCATTAAATACAGAAACAGGTGGCTCTGATAATACGTATGCAGATCCACTAGGTGCCTTAAATTCAGCATCTGATGATTGCTTTGCTGGTGGAGGTAGCTCGTCAGATATGACTACTTGGCAAGCTGTAAACAATTATAGTTTATTAACGCCAGCTACCGGACCTCAAGGTGAGTTCTGGAATATTAATTTTACTGGTGTAAACCGTACTAATCTGATCTTATCCAAACTGGCTAGTGTACCAGGTTTATCTGCTAGTGATTTAAAACGCTATACTGCTGAAGCTAAATTTTTAAGAGCGCATTACTATTTTGATTTAGTACGTTTGTTTGGAAATGTGCCTTTAATGACTGCACCATTGGCTACAGCTGATTTATACAATCAAAAGCAAGTAGCTTCAACAGCAGTTTACGCACAGGTTGAAACTGATTTAACTGCAGCTATTCCTGATTTACCTACAACTGTTCCTACTTCTGAAAACGGGCGTGCTTCACAAGGTGCAGCTAAAGCATTACTGGGTAAAGTTTACCTTTATGAGAAGAAATGGGCTCAAGCAGCTGCTCAGTTCGCTGACGTAAATGGTACACCTGGTGGTACCAGTACTTATGGTTACCATTTATTAACTAACTATGGAGATGTTTTCAGCCCATCAAATAAATTCAACGCTGAATCTATTTTCGAAATTCAGCACACGGGTTCTCAAAGTTACAATTGGAATAACTGGAACACTTTCAAATCAAACGTGTACACCCAAATGGTTGGGGCAAGAAGTTATAGTGGCCCAATTTACTTTGCTGGCTGGGGTTTCAACCCAATCACTACACAGTTAGTTACTGCTATGAAAGGTGACCCTCGTTATGGTTATACCATCGTAAACCTTGATAGCTTAACTAAAGCTACTAACACTAAATACGATCCAAGCTATCAGAATACAGGTTATTTCTTAGTGAAATACGCACCATTGTTAAAATACAAAACAGCAAGTGGTACTACCGAGTTGAACTGGCCAAATGATTATATTGAGATGAGATTGGCTGATACTTACCTGATGGAAGCTGAGGCATTGGTACAAGCCGGTACAAATACCGGACGTGCACAAAGTCTTCTTGATGCGGTAAGAGCACGTGTTAAGCTAGCTTCAGTACCAGCTACTTTAACTAATATTTACAATGAGCGCCGTTTAGAGTTAGCTACTGAAGGTCACCGTTGGTTTGACTTGGTTAGAACTGGTCAGGCACCAACTGTGCTAGCTTTCAAAAACTTCAAATCAGGTGTTAATGAGATTCTTCCAATCCCATTGAGAGAGTTGAATAATACCGTCTTAGTACAAAATAAAGGTTACTAA
- a CDS encoding SusC/RagA family TonB-linked outer membrane protein, giving the protein MRKKLTLLISLLCLSLSFAFAQSVVKGKVTDKSGQPLPGVGVKVQGTTTATSTDINGSYTINAAPNASLIFTYVGFTTLTEPIANQSVVNVTLTEGTNNLNDVVVVGFGTQKKSVVTGAITRVKTSDIQDQQVTRLDQALQGRTSGVTVTQSSGAPGAAPQIRIRGASSINNSEPLYVIDGLVVINGGIDNLNPDAIESIEVLKDASAAIYGSRASNGVILVTTKKGKAGTPVINYNGYIGFQQPIRKVDLANATQYATLRNQAVTNDGGTAPFANPSSYGVGTNWQDEIFSNAMIQNHNLSVSGGSEKSTYYTSFGYLDQRGIILKDQSDYKRYSFTVNSNSKVKKWLTVGENLNYAYGRTLGSFNTNSEFGGPLSSALNLDPITSVLQTNSAIAAGYNQYAVRNSAGVPYAISPYVGNEITNPLAYAQTINGNYSWSHNLFGNVFAEIEPITGLKIRTQYNAKQAFYGGDSFTPLYYLNSNNSNTTLTAANRNNNRNYTYTWDNTISYSKAIGLHNFTVLGGTSAFRQSGVTLGTNYTGLPYTSFSQLSFNQSLSAANRVGYSGEDQPYTVASIFGRVTYDYDQKYLFSGIIRRDGSSRFGSNNVYGVFPSAQVGWVVTREKFFPKDSFVDFLKIRGSYGAVGNEQSLGAFYYTSVVGSGNNYVFGSDQLTIGSSATRPSNPDLKWESLHSTDLGFDAVIFKNLNVTFDLYRRLTKGMIQQQTVPGYTGYTDQPYANVGNLINKGMELELGYSRKMGDFGFGVNGNIAYNYNKILTLGNLVSYLDLGSFQGISSYSLQRNQAGHPVGSFYGFREVGIYQTQAQINSTPHLDGAKPGDFIWQDVNGDGKIDQADRTFLGSPLPKYTYGLTINANYKGFDLKIFGQGAWGNKVFEGYRRLDLPTANYEIAALNAWTPTNTNTNYPRLTDNDPNNNFKYPSNFYLHNGGYFRIRTAQIGYTVKKNWLQKIDVSNVRVYISSNNLATITGYKGYDPEVSGAIDRGVYPASRSFLVGLNVTL; this is encoded by the coding sequence ATGAGAAAAAAACTTACTTTATTAATTTCGCTTTTATGTTTAAGTCTGAGTTTTGCCTTTGCACAATCTGTTGTAAAAGGTAAAGTAACTGACAAAAGCGGACAGCCTTTACCAGGCGTAGGAGTTAAAGTGCAAGGTACTACCACTGCTACTTCAACTGATATTAATGGTAGCTATACTATTAATGCAGCGCCTAACGCTAGTTTAATATTTACTTATGTAGGCTTTACTACTTTAACTGAGCCTATTGCCAACCAATCTGTTGTTAATGTAACTTTAACAGAAGGTACTAACAACCTTAACGACGTTGTAGTAGTTGGTTTCGGTACCCAAAAGAAAAGCGTTGTTACCGGTGCTATTACCCGTGTAAAAACGTCTGATATTCAAGATCAGCAAGTTACCCGCCTTGATCAAGCTTTACAAGGTAGAACTTCTGGTGTTACGGTTACTCAAAGTTCAGGTGCACCTGGTGCTGCACCGCAAATACGTATACGTGGTGCATCATCTATTAACAATAGTGAGCCACTTTATGTAATAGACGGATTAGTAGTAATAAATGGAGGTATTGATAACTTAAACCCAGATGCAATTGAGTCTATCGAGGTCTTGAAAGATGCATCAGCTGCTATTTACGGTTCCCGTGCATCTAATGGTGTAATTTTGGTAACTACTAAGAAAGGTAAAGCTGGAACTCCAGTGATCAATTACAACGGTTATATTGGTTTTCAACAACCTATTCGCAAAGTTGACTTAGCAAATGCTACTCAATATGCTACTCTGCGTAACCAGGCAGTTACCAACGATGGTGGTACTGCTCCATTTGCCAATCCATCATCATATGGAGTAGGTACTAACTGGCAAGATGAAATCTTCAGCAATGCTATGATTCAAAACCATAACCTGAGTGTAAGTGGTGGTAGTGAAAAATCAACGTATTACACTAGCTTCGGTTATTTAGATCAGCGCGGCATTATTCTAAAAGATCAATCAGATTACAAACGTTATAGCTTTACAGTTAATAGCAACTCTAAAGTTAAAAAGTGGTTAACTGTTGGTGAAAACTTGAATTATGCTTACGGTAGAACTCTAGGTAGCTTCAATACTAATAGTGAGTTTGGTGGACCATTAAGCTCGGCATTAAATTTGGATCCTATTACTTCGGTTTTACAAACTAACTCTGCTATTGCTGCTGGTTATAATCAGTATGCCGTTAGAAATTCAGCTGGTGTACCATATGCTATTTCGCCTTATGTAGGTAATGAAATCACCAATCCGTTAGCTTATGCGCAAACCATCAATGGTAATTACAGCTGGTCACATAACCTCTTTGGTAACGTATTTGCCGAGATAGAGCCAATTACTGGTTTAAAGATCAGAACTCAGTATAATGCTAAACAAGCATTTTATGGTGGTGATTCTTTTACTCCATTGTACTACTTAAACTCTAATAATAGCAACACTACCCTTACTGCTGCAAATCGTAACAACAACCGTAACTATACTTATACTTGGGATAACACTATTTCTTATAGCAAAGCTATTGGTTTACATAATTTTACTGTATTAGGTGGTACTAGTGCTTTTCGTCAAAGCGGAGTTACTTTAGGTACTAATTATACTGGTTTGCCTTATACTAGCTTCAGCCAGTTATCTTTTAACCAGTCTTTATCAGCCGCAAATCGTGTGGGTTACTCTGGTGAAGATCAACCTTATACAGTAGCTTCTATTTTTGGTCGCGTAACTTATGATTATGATCAAAAATATCTGTTTTCAGGTATTATCCGCCGAGATGGTTCATCAAGATTCGGTAGCAACAATGTATATGGTGTGTTCCCTTCTGCGCAAGTAGGCTGGGTAGTTACTCGTGAAAAATTCTTCCCTAAAGATAGCTTCGTTGATTTCTTGAAAATCCGTGGTTCATACGGTGCTGTAGGTAATGAACAATCGTTGGGTGCATTCTATTATACATCAGTTGTAGGTTCAGGAAATAACTACGTTTTTGGTAGCGATCAATTAACTATAGGTTCTTCTGCAACCCGCCCTTCTAACCCTGATTTAAAATGGGAATCGTTGCACAGTACTGATTTGGGTTTTGATGCGGTTATCTTCAAAAACTTAAACGTTACTTTCGATCTATACCGCAGATTAACTAAAGGTATGATTCAACAGCAAACCGTTCCTGGTTATACTGGTTACACCGATCAGCCATATGCTAACGTTGGTAACCTGATTAATAAAGGTATGGAGTTAGAGTTAGGTTACTCTAGAAAAATGGGTGATTTTGGTTTTGGCGTAAACGGTAACATCGCTTACAATTACAACAAAATTCTAACCTTAGGTAACTTAGTGTCTTATCTTGATTTAGGTTCTTTCCAAGGTATCAGCTCTTATTCTTTACAACGTAACCAAGCTGGTCATCCTGTAGGTTCTTTCTATGGATTTAGAGAAGTTGGTATTTATCAGACCCAGGCTCAAATCAATTCAACCCCACACTTAGATGGCGCTAAACCTGGTGATTTCATCTGGCAAGATGTTAATGGTGATGGAAAAATTGATCAAGCTGACCGTACTTTCTTAGGTAGTCCACTGCCTAAATATACTTATGGCTTAACCATCAACGCCAATTACAAAGGTTTCGATCTTAAAATATTCGGGCAAGGTGCATGGGGTAATAAAGTATTTGAAGGTTATCGTCGTTTAGATTTACCTACTGCTAACTACGAGATTGCAGCCTTAAATGCTTGGACTCCGACCAATACTAACACCAACTATCCTCGCCTTACTGATAACGATCCAAACAACAATTTTAAATATCCATCAAACTTTTATTTGCATAATGGCGGATACTTCCGTATCAGAACTGCACAAATAGGTTATACAGTTAAGAAAAACTGGTTACAGAAAATTGACGTAAGTAATGTACGCGTTTACATCAGCAGCAATAACCTGGCTACTATTACCGGCTATAAAGGATATGATCCGGAAGTTTCAGGCGCTATTGACCGTGGTGTTTATCCAGCATCTCGTTCATTCCTGGTGGGCTTAAACGTTACTTTATAA